In Candidatus Paceibacterota bacterium, the following are encoded in one genomic region:
- a CDS encoding carbohydrate-binding family 9-like protein, whose translation MKTHAIWAAALNGVAAWMVAMGTNAGEPAPGKASAQTYQVRWLPRAKIVLDGQADEPAWNKAAVEKRFVFPWKQAPAPPTQFRALCDGANLYFTFRVQDADIVALDRLRDEADEVFEDRVEVYLSRDDQLKDYYCFEVDSRGRMFDYRGSYYRKLDAKWKFKGLETRGAPSANGYEIEGRIPLRSLARLGFPPIKPGVKVRCGLYRAEFSHDRSGRAVEQKESLHNLGRKVDGPPPIEEWISWVDPKTEEPDFHVPASFGWLEFAE comes from the coding sequence ATGAAGACGCACGCAATTTGGGCAGCAGCATTAAATGGTGTAGCGGCTTGGATGGTGGCGATGGGGACGAATGCCGGGGAGCCGGCACCCGGGAAAGCGTCAGCGCAGACGTATCAGGTGCGGTGGCTGCCGAGGGCGAAGATAGTGCTGGACGGGCAAGCGGATGAGCCGGCGTGGAACAAGGCTGCAGTGGAAAAGCGATTTGTCTTTCCCTGGAAACAGGCGCCGGCGCCGCCGACGCAGTTTCGCGCGTTGTGCGATGGGGCGAACCTCTATTTCACCTTCCGCGTGCAGGATGCGGACATTGTGGCGCTGGACCGGCTGCGGGATGAAGCGGACGAGGTGTTTGAGGACCGCGTGGAAGTGTACTTGAGCCGGGATGACCAGCTGAAAGACTACTACTGTTTCGAGGTGGACTCGCGGGGGCGGATGTTTGACTACCGCGGATCATATTACCGGAAGTTGGATGCAAAGTGGAAGTTCAAGGGGCTGGAGACGAGAGGCGCGCCGTCGGCCAATGGGTACGAGATCGAGGGGCGCATTCCATTGCGGAGTCTGGCAAGACTGGGCTTCCCCCCCATCAAACCGGGAGTGAAGGTCCGGTGCGGATTGTACCGGGCAGAGTTCAGCCATGACCGGAGCGGGCGCGCGGTGGAACAAAAGGAAAGCCTGCATAACCTGGGCCGGAAGGTGGACGGGCCACCACCGATTGAAGAGTGGATAAGTTGGGTGGATCCAAAGACTGAGGAGCCGGACTTCCACGTTCCGGCATCGTTCGGGTGGCTGGAGTTTGCCGAGTAA